In the Pyrococcus kukulkanii genome, one interval contains:
- a CDS encoding ATP-binding protein, with protein MALKPFYQIAIPHDDIREGRFTLDTFAADLWSVYQNKGPEEYRNPKLFWERTYITKGLSQLLEIAKRRLLEGVGDAIIQLQTPFGGGKTHSLIALYHKAREWNVKVVVLDGTAFDAKEDILWEELERQLTGKVELLKGMTSPGKKKLSKILEENAPVLILIDELLEYMVKAAGVGTGAVDIKVGETTLADQTLAFIHELTEVVKTTDRVLLVMTLPSSILEHYSEKAEEYFQKLQKIAGRSHKVFTPVQEEEVYDVIRTRLFKRIDEAEMEAVAKEIVDYLEKENLIPEGLNAYQYRQKFLRSYPFQPEVIDVLYQRWGSLPKFQRTRGVLRLLSIVVRSLLGKDVPFIRLSDFDLSFKMLRDELIDIVGESRYYSVLDADILSPNSGAKKVDRMLGESYEHYRIGTRAATAIFMYSFSGGEVNGATTKEIKLSCADLRYSSSIVGDAILYLKDNLLYLHYRNGRYFFSLEPNLNKLVVDEMNNIGDEEIREVEYELLKGQLKGRYFKKVYLWPSKPSDVPDNDPSLKLVVLREYDKDKVLQILQSYGEGERVHKNTLIFLVPRETERATFNRFIRRYLAWKVIEDKAKKGILNLTPEQREDVKENLKRARDDILQKISELYRLVLLPKSGGYEELDLGMKPVGVKKTIEELIYEKLKEEGKLVEKMAPVVIEMKYLDGKKYIPTKALYESFLKTPGMPLLKSESVLIDAIRQGVSEGRFGLGYLIGEEVTCEYLGEKPTVTLDEKEVIVNRKYCEELRARAKAEAEAEAEAQAITQEEATAESIAGAPREEWKPSAVRDKQAVLVPPETKGREEVVGSQVKSIHLHLTLGPGIGGLRDILRALNLLKNKFERVTIEIRAEKGSLSQTEYENLLETFRQLGIEVKDLNEA; from the coding sequence ATGGCGTTGAAGCCATTTTACCAGATTGCCATACCTCATGATGATATAAGAGAGGGGAGATTTACGCTTGATACCTTTGCGGCTGATCTGTGGAGCGTTTATCAGAATAAGGGACCAGAGGAGTACAGGAATCCCAAACTTTTCTGGGAGAGGACATATATAACAAAAGGCCTTAGCCAGCTCCTTGAAATCGCCAAAAGGAGATTACTTGAGGGAGTTGGTGATGCCATTATTCAACTCCAGACCCCCTTTGGCGGAGGCAAGACGCACTCGCTCATAGCCCTTTACCACAAGGCACGCGAGTGGAACGTCAAGGTTGTTGTTCTTGATGGGACTGCTTTTGATGCCAAGGAGGACATTCTTTGGGAGGAGCTCGAGCGCCAGCTCACTGGAAAGGTCGAGCTACTAAAGGGTATGACATCTCCAGGCAAGAAGAAGCTCTCAAAGATTCTTGAGGAGAACGCCCCTGTGCTTATTCTCATAGATGAGCTCCTTGAGTACATGGTGAAGGCCGCTGGAGTAGGAACGGGAGCTGTAGACATAAAAGTCGGAGAAACTACCCTTGCCGACCAGACTTTGGCTTTCATCCACGAGCTCACGGAGGTCGTAAAAACCACAGATAGAGTCCTGCTTGTGATGACTCTTCCATCGAGCATTCTTGAGCACTATTCCGAGAAAGCTGAAGAGTACTTCCAAAAGCTCCAGAAGATAGCAGGTCGCTCCCACAAAGTCTTCACGCCTGTTCAGGAAGAGGAGGTTTATGATGTCATACGAACGAGACTTTTCAAGAGGATCGACGAGGCCGAGATGGAGGCCGTCGCGAAAGAGATTGTGGACTACCTTGAAAAGGAAAACCTTATCCCCGAAGGTCTCAATGCTTACCAGTACAGACAGAAGTTCTTGAGGAGCTATCCTTTCCAGCCGGAAGTCATTGACGTCCTGTATCAGAGATGGGGCAGTCTACCAAAGTTCCAGCGTACGAGGGGTGTTCTAAGGCTCCTCTCGATAGTCGTGCGCTCGCTTCTTGGCAAGGACGTACCTTTCATAAGGCTTTCCGACTTCGATTTGAGCTTCAAAATGCTGAGGGATGAGCTCATTGACATTGTTGGGGAAAGCCGATATTACTCTGTACTTGACGCGGACATTCTGTCCCCGAACTCGGGAGCAAAGAAAGTCGATAGAATGCTGGGGGAATCTTACGAGCACTACCGTATAGGAACGAGAGCTGCAACAGCCATTTTTATGTACTCTTTCTCAGGAGGAGAAGTGAATGGAGCAACCACGAAGGAAATCAAGCTTTCCTGTGCCGATTTGAGATATTCGAGCAGTATCGTGGGGGATGCTATTCTATACCTCAAAGACAACCTCCTGTACCTTCACTATCGCAATGGGCGTTACTTCTTCAGCCTTGAGCCGAACCTCAACAAGCTTGTAGTTGATGAGATGAACAACATCGGAGATGAAGAAATAAGGGAAGTTGAGTACGAACTGTTGAAAGGCCAGCTCAAAGGAAGATACTTCAAGAAGGTATATCTTTGGCCCTCAAAGCCTTCAGACGTTCCAGACAACGATCCGAGCTTGAAGCTCGTGGTTCTGAGGGAATACGATAAGGATAAGGTTCTTCAGATCCTCCAGTCATATGGAGAGGGTGAGAGGGTTCACAAGAATACACTCATTTTCCTCGTTCCGCGGGAAACAGAAAGAGCTACGTTCAATCGGTTCATAAGAAGATACCTAGCTTGGAAGGTCATTGAGGATAAGGCAAAGAAAGGTATTCTCAACCTGACGCCAGAGCAGAGAGAGGATGTAAAGGAGAACCTGAAGAGAGCGAGGGACGACATTCTCCAGAAGATCTCTGAACTGTACAGGCTTGTCCTCCTTCCAAAGTCCGGAGGTTACGAAGAGCTTGACCTCGGAATGAAGCCGGTAGGAGTAAAAAAGACTATCGAAGAACTCATCTATGAGAAGCTCAAAGAGGAGGGTAAACTCGTCGAGAAGATGGCCCCAGTGGTCATTGAGATGAAGTACCTAGATGGGAAGAAGTACATCCCAACGAAGGCACTCTACGAGAGCTTCCTCAAGACTCCGGGAATGCCACTCTTGAAGAGTGAGAGTGTGCTTATAGATGCGATAAGGCAAGGAGTTAGTGAGGGGCGCTTTGGATTGGGATATCTCATCGGAGAAGAGGTAACCTGCGAATACCTTGGTGAAAAACCCACGGTTACTCTTGACGAGAAAGAGGTCATCGTGAACAGGAAGTACTGCGAAGAGCTGAGGGCAAGAGCAAAGGCTGAAGCTGAAGCAGAAGCTGAAGCTCAGGCTATAACTCAAGAGGAAGCTACGGCTGAGAGCATAGCTGGAGCTCCCAGGGAAGAATGGAAGCCCTCTGCAGTCAGGGATAAGCAGGCTGTACTGGTACCACCAGAAACAAAGGGCAGAGAAGAAGTCGTAGGAAGCCAGGTGAAGTCTATTCACCTACATCTGACACTTGGTCCGGGAATTGGAGGCCTAAGGGATATCCTGAGGGCACTAAACTTGCTGAAGAACAAGTTTGAGAGGGTAACTATTGAGATAAGAGCAGAAAAAGGTAGCCTGAGTCAAACTGAGTATGAGAATCTACTTGAAACATTCAGACAGCTTGGAATTGAAGTAAAAGACCTCAATGAGGCGTGA
- a CDS encoding DUF1156 domain-containing protein: MEDKRFIEVAFPVKAVSEESVREKNIRHGHISTLHIWWARRPLAASRATNFAALIPAPKDEHEIERKKKFIAKLSKWENSLNEEIIKKAREEILEYFKQIRDDPNQERPRVLDPFAGGGSIPLEALRLGCETYALDYNPVAVLILKAVLEYPQKYGKRKKGVLEEWLSPEEKGKGYDLVRDVKRWGEWVLEEAKKELERFYPQDEDGYIPVGYIWARTIKCQNPTCGAEIPLMRQFWLVRKDNKKVALYPYVEGNEVKFKIVGDGYEPMPENFDPSKGTVKGAKVTCPVCGMTHDANTVRKLFREGKAGQRMVAVILHHPDKRGKMYRLPTEKDIQAYEEAKHYLEEKRVKLMEKWDIDPVPDEPLPPKGTLGFRVQNYGMKIWGDLFNDRQKLVMITLAEKIKNAYQRMLEEGYNKEYAKAIVTFLALSVDMVAAFSNTLTRWENTSEAVKHLFSRNALPMVWDYPEVNPFSNSTGSFRTILHLCLKSVEHFSEVQSPRVPQVGQNSATSLPYPNNYFDAVFTDPPYYDNVPYSYLSDFFYVWLKRTIGDLYPELFLTPLTPKSKELVAYTHDKDWKAAKKQFEEGMRQALKEIHRVLKPNGILVLVYAHKTTEGWETLINSLLDSGLVPTASWPIHTEMANRLRAKESAALASSIYIVARKIEKQGVGWFEEIKRDLRKTLEQKLDALWKEGISGADFFIAAIGSAIEVFGKYEKILDYEGNEIRGDRLLQLVRDIVTDYAIRQVLHEDISSELSPLTKFYVLWRWMYGEAKVHFDEARKLATSVGLDLEKEWNKGFIVKEKEFIRVLGPQDRKLNEIKGNDLIDVLHKVLLLWQANRKREMVSLLAETGWGEKDVFYKVAQVISEVLPKDSKEKKLLDGFLAGREHIKRAIEKGDYSLFNSEEKSGKQETLEKFIRR; encoded by the coding sequence ATGGAGGACAAGCGCTTTATCGAGGTGGCCTTTCCGGTCAAAGCGGTAAGTGAAGAATCCGTAAGGGAGAAGAACATAAGACATGGTCATATTTCGACTCTTCACATCTGGTGGGCGAGACGTCCCCTAGCAGCATCAAGAGCAACTAACTTTGCTGCTCTTATTCCAGCACCAAAGGACGAGCATGAAATTGAAAGAAAAAAGAAATTCATAGCAAAGCTCTCAAAATGGGAGAATTCACTAAACGAGGAAATAATAAAGAAGGCTAGAGAAGAAATTCTTGAATACTTCAAGCAAATACGTGACGACCCAAACCAGGAAAGGCCCCGCGTTCTCGATCCCTTTGCAGGCGGTGGTTCAATACCTCTTGAGGCACTCCGCCTAGGGTGTGAAACCTATGCCCTTGATTACAATCCAGTTGCCGTTCTCATCCTCAAGGCCGTCCTTGAGTACCCTCAGAAGTACGGGAAGAGAAAGAAGGGGGTACTTGAAGAGTGGCTCTCACCGGAGGAGAAGGGTAAGGGGTACGACCTCGTGAGGGACGTAAAGAGGTGGGGAGAGTGGGTTCTTGAAGAAGCTAAGAAAGAGCTTGAGCGCTTTTACCCCCAAGATGAGGACGGTTACATTCCTGTAGGATACATTTGGGCGAGAACGATAAAGTGCCAGAACCCCACGTGCGGTGCCGAGATTCCTCTAATGAGACAGTTCTGGCTGGTAAGGAAGGATAACAAGAAGGTAGCCCTGTATCCTTACGTTGAGGGCAACGAGGTCAAGTTCAAGATAGTTGGCGACGGCTACGAGCCTATGCCAGAGAATTTTGATCCCTCAAAGGGCACAGTCAAGGGCGCGAAGGTGACCTGTCCGGTCTGTGGCATGACCCACGACGCGAACACCGTGAGAAAGCTCTTCCGCGAGGGAAAGGCCGGGCAAAGAATGGTTGCCGTTATCCTCCACCATCCAGACAAGAGGGGTAAGATGTATCGCCTGCCAACGGAGAAGGACATCCAAGCCTACGAGGAGGCGAAGCACTATCTTGAGGAGAAAAGAGTAAAGCTTATGGAGAAGTGGGACATTGATCCAGTACCGGACGAACCCCTGCCTCCAAAGGGTACTCTGGGCTTCAGGGTTCAAAACTATGGTATGAAAATTTGGGGTGATCTTTTCAACGACCGACAGAAACTTGTTATGATAACTTTAGCAGAAAAAATAAAAAATGCTTATCAGAGAATGCTTGAAGAGGGTTATAATAAAGAGTACGCAAAAGCTATTGTTACATTTCTAGCACTTAGTGTAGATATGGTTGCAGCCTTCTCAAATACTCTCACGCGCTGGGAAAATACCTCTGAAGCTGTAAAACATTTGTTCTCAAGAAATGCTCTTCCTATGGTGTGGGACTATCCTGAGGTAAACCCATTTAGTAATTCGACTGGTAGTTTTAGAACTATCCTGCATCTATGTCTAAAAAGTGTTGAGCACTTTTCAGAGGTACAATCACCTAGAGTTCCTCAGGTTGGTCAGAATTCAGCAACTTCTCTCCCCTACCCTAATAACTACTTTGATGCTGTATTCACAGATCCCCCCTACTATGACAACGTGCCCTACTCTTATCTCAGCGACTTCTTCTATGTTTGGCTCAAGAGAACCATCGGAGACCTCTATCCAGAGCTGTTTCTGACACCACTAACTCCAAAGAGCAAGGAACTCGTTGCTTATACTCACGATAAGGATTGGAAAGCGGCAAAGAAACAGTTCGAAGAAGGCATGAGACAAGCCCTAAAGGAAATCCACCGCGTCCTCAAGCCGAACGGAATCCTCGTGCTCGTTTACGCCCATAAAACTACAGAGGGCTGGGAAACGCTCATAAACTCGCTCCTTGACTCTGGTCTCGTTCCCACAGCTTCCTGGCCAATCCATACAGAGATGGCGAACAGGCTCAGAGCGAAAGAATCTGCCGCTCTAGCTTCATCAATTTACATCGTCGCTCGCAAGATAGAAAAGCAGGGCGTTGGCTGGTTTGAGGAAATCAAGAGAGATCTAAGGAAGACTCTTGAGCAGAAGCTTGACGCCTTATGGAAGGAGGGCATAAGTGGTGCGGACTTCTTCATAGCTGCAATAGGCTCGGCCATCGAAGTCTTCGGCAAGTACGAGAAGATTCTTGACTATGAGGGCAACGAGATAAGGGGTGATCGCTTGCTCCAGCTCGTGAGAGACATAGTAACTGATTATGCTATAAGACAGGTTCTCCACGAGGACATCTCTTCAGAGCTATCACCACTCACGAAATTCTACGTGCTCTGGCGCTGGATGTACGGCGAGGCGAAGGTTCACTTTGACGAAGCAAGAAAGCTCGCAACTTCCGTTGGGCTCGACCTTGAAAAAGAGTGGAACAAGGGCTTTATCGTGAAGGAGAAGGAGTTCATTCGTGTTCTTGGCCCGCAGGACAGGAAGCTGAATGAGATAAAGGGTAATGATCTCATAGACGTTCTTCACAAGGTCTTACTCCTATGGCAGGCCAATAGGAAGAGGGAGATGGTAAGCTTGCTCGCTGAGACAGGCTGGGGCGAGAAGGACGTCTTCTACAAGGTGGCTCAAGTCATCAGCGAGGTTCTGCCGAAGGACAGCAAGGAGAAGAAGCTCCTCGATGGCTTCCTCGCTGGCAGGGAGCACATAAAGAGGGCCATTGAGAAAGGTGACTACTCGCTCTTCAACAGCGAGGAGAAGTCTGGAAAGCAGGAGACACTTGAGAAGTTCATAAGGAGGTGA
- a CDS encoding helicase-related protein, producing the protein MKEMIKPGYILKSTKWKEPILVEMVQYNERAQTFKIAWKGLFSSQPGMSLLTKEELKNIEIVENPLTFKGDPEAVALAIEAKRYQFASLYDPILAVSVSKIVPLPFQIDAVYNYILKNPQIRFLLADDPGAGKTIMAGLVIKELKLRGLAERILIVVPGHLIDQWRREMKEKFEEEFTVVGREMYRNTPDIWRREKQVIASIDFLKQEDIRKSLETVSWDLVVVDEAHKMAAYRFGRKIYRTKRYRVGEVLSQNSTHMLFLTATPHKGDPENFRLLLDLLLPGLFSDKEILLEAIRKNENPIFLRRMKEDLVDFEGRRIFKPRYSHTVSFKLTDEEMKVYNYLSLYIRDQYTMLEEGKKRSIVFPLVILQRRFASSTYALLQSLKRRKARLEEYLRTGKIEEEPAQLTFEDLLELEDEEERKRWKKEREMEVMLITRKKEKIRREIQTLEELIRMTEDLIAREQETKLRKLKETLEIIRKEHGENEKVLIFTEFKDTLDYLVNKLQEWGYTVTSIHGEMSMEERIQREKDFRTWAQVMVATEAAGEGINLQFCHLLINYDIPWNPNRLEQRIGRVHRYGQKYPVHIFNFVAENTREGIVLRRLLQKIEEIRRALGDKVYDVIGELLDGENLYKVLAEVAAMMRDPESVLQEQEKALQTDEVVKRAKEVLGESLATKHIDLTKVKHLLEKAEENRLSPEYLELFFVKAMARLNARVREREPHVYSVDRVPRVLREIAEREGYGKVERSYKAITFDKELSEKRDDVEFVSFGHPLFEALLYWVRENYREELLKGSVFYDPRNRLHGVIWFFEGEVKDGFGSTAGKTLIAVYDDGEKFETIDPKIIWDLEPARDSPEVEVDFQRRDEAMHYAHQELRKYMKKLLEERKRQAEIKEKYGIKSLKKLIDDLDYKLAEYELLPPEERKRYTLTIRNLEERLNRYKKALEELPERIRRETSLTTEVPTFVGAVYVLPRGDMGEDPSIEEIGMQIAMEYERKHGREPRDVSKENLGYDIYSEGNGEKRYIEVKARARLGDVELTWNEYVTAKRLKDKYWLYVVAYAAERPTLYIIRDPAHTLKVVEKYEIRFKVPVEEWRKKGEKVEV; encoded by the coding sequence ATGAAAGAGATGATAAAACCCGGCTACATTCTCAAGAGCACAAAATGGAAAGAACCTATTCTTGTTGAAATGGTTCAGTATAATGAAAGAGCTCAAACATTCAAAATAGCTTGGAAAGGTCTTTTCAGTAGTCAACCTGGCATGTCACTCCTCACAAAAGAAGAACTCAAGAACATAGAGATTGTAGAAAATCCCCTCACATTCAAAGGAGATCCCGAAGCTGTAGCCCTTGCAATCGAAGCCAAGAGATATCAGTTTGCTTCACTCTACGATCCTATTTTAGCCGTTAGCGTTTCAAAGATAGTTCCACTCCCCTTCCAGATTGATGCAGTTTACAACTACATCCTCAAAAATCCCCAAATAAGATTCCTCCTTGCCGATGACCCTGGTGCAGGAAAGACAATTATGGCTGGACTCGTGATAAAAGAGCTCAAGCTCAGAGGACTCGCAGAAAGAATCCTCATCGTAGTCCCGGGGCATCTTATAGACCAATGGCGCAGGGAAATGAAGGAAAAGTTCGAAGAGGAATTTACGGTCGTTGGGAGAGAAATGTATAGGAACACGCCAGATATATGGAGGCGAGAAAAGCAAGTAATAGCATCAATCGACTTTCTCAAACAGGAAGACATAAGGAAGAGCCTTGAAACAGTGAGCTGGGATCTGGTAGTGGTTGATGAAGCTCACAAAATGGCTGCTTACCGATTCGGCAGGAAAATATATCGCACCAAGAGATACCGCGTCGGAGAAGTGCTCTCCCAAAATTCCACCCACATGCTCTTCCTCACAGCAACTCCTCACAAAGGAGATCCTGAGAACTTTCGCCTTCTCCTCGACCTCCTCCTACCGGGGCTCTTCAGCGATAAAGAAATACTCCTTGAAGCTATAAGAAAAAACGAGAACCCTATATTCCTTAGGCGTATGAAAGAAGATCTTGTAGACTTCGAAGGTCGGAGGATATTCAAGCCCAGGTACTCCCACACAGTCTCATTCAAACTCACGGACGAGGAGATGAAGGTCTATAACTATCTCTCCCTCTACATTCGCGACCAGTACACAATGCTGGAAGAAGGGAAGAAAAGAAGCATAGTCTTCCCCCTCGTCATACTTCAAAGGAGGTTTGCTTCAAGTACTTACGCCCTCCTTCAATCACTAAAGAGAAGAAAAGCTCGCTTGGAAGAATACCTGAGAACCGGGAAGATAGAAGAGGAACCGGCACAACTAACCTTTGAGGACCTGCTCGAACTTGAAGATGAAGAAGAAAGGAAACGTTGGAAAAAAGAGCGTGAAATGGAAGTTATGCTTATAACGAGGAAAAAAGAGAAGATAAGACGTGAAATCCAAACTTTGGAAGAACTCATTCGCATGACTGAAGACCTTATAGCGAGGGAACAGGAAACAAAACTCCGCAAGCTCAAGGAGACACTTGAAATCATACGGAAAGAGCACGGGGAGAACGAGAAAGTCCTGATATTCACCGAGTTCAAGGATACTCTCGATTACCTCGTAAACAAGCTCCAAGAATGGGGCTACACCGTGACCTCAATCCACGGTGAGATGTCGATGGAAGAGAGAATTCAGCGCGAAAAGGACTTCAGGACATGGGCCCAAGTCATGGTCGCTACAGAAGCCGCAGGAGAGGGGATAAATCTCCAGTTTTGCCACCTGCTCATAAACTACGACATACCCTGGAACCCAAACAGGCTTGAGCAGAGGATAGGAAGGGTGCACCGCTACGGGCAAAAGTATCCAGTACACATCTTCAACTTCGTCGCTGAGAACACGAGGGAAGGCATAGTCCTCAGGAGATTATTGCAGAAGATAGAGGAGATAAGAAGAGCCCTCGGAGACAAGGTCTACGACGTCATTGGCGAGCTCCTAGACGGGGAGAACCTCTACAAGGTGCTCGCAGAAGTAGCAGCCATGATGAGGGACCCAGAGAGCGTCCTGCAGGAGCAAGAAAAAGCCCTCCAAACAGATGAAGTTGTCAAGAGGGCAAAAGAGGTCCTCGGGGAAAGCCTCGCGACCAAACACATTGACCTCACTAAGGTAAAACACCTTCTCGAAAAGGCTGAAGAGAACAGGCTCTCACCAGAGTACCTTGAACTCTTCTTCGTGAAAGCCATGGCAAGACTCAACGCGAGGGTGAGGGAGAGAGAACCCCACGTGTACTCAGTAGATAGAGTGCCCCGCGTTCTCCGTGAGATAGCCGAAAGAGAAGGCTACGGAAAGGTAGAACGCTCGTACAAGGCAATAACCTTCGATAAGGAGCTATCGGAGAAGAGGGACGACGTTGAGTTCGTCTCCTTCGGGCATCCACTCTTTGAGGCCTTACTTTACTGGGTTCGCGAGAACTATCGCGAAGAACTCCTGAAGGGCTCGGTATTCTATGATCCAAGGAACAGACTACACGGCGTCATCTGGTTCTTTGAGGGAGAAGTGAAAGACGGATTCGGCTCGACGGCAGGAAAAACCCTCATAGCAGTGTACGACGACGGAGAGAAGTTCGAGACCATTGACCCAAAGATCATCTGGGACCTTGAGCCAGCGAGAGACTCCCCAGAGGTTGAGGTGGACTTCCAGCGCAGGGACGAAGCCATGCACTATGCCCATCAGGAATTGAGGAAGTACATGAAAAAACTCCTCGAAGAGAGAAAGAGACAAGCGGAGATAAAGGAAAAGTACGGCATCAAATCACTCAAGAAACTCATAGACGACCTCGATTACAAGCTGGCTGAATATGAGCTCCTCCCACCCGAGGAAAGGAAAAGATATACTCTTACAATACGCAACCTTGAAGAAAGGCTAAACAGATATAAGAAGGCACTCGAAGAACTCCCGGAAAGGATTCGGAGAGAAACAAGCCTTACAACCGAAGTGCCAACCTTTGTGGGTGCAGTCTACGTTCTGCCACGGGGAGATATGGGCGAAGACCCAAGCATAGAGGAGATAGGGATGCAGATAGCGATGGAATACGAGAGAAAACATGGAAGAGAGCCAAGGGACGTCTCGAAAGAGAACCTCGGTTACGATATCTACTCCGAGGGTAACGGTGAGAAGAGGTACATAGAAGTAAAGGCAAGGGCAAGACTTGGGGATGTGGAGCTTACATGGAACGAGTACGTAACCGCGAAGAGGCTGAAGGACAAGTACTGGCTTTACGTCGTCGCCTACGCCGCCGAAAGGCCGACGCTCTACATCATCCGTGATCCCGCTCACACCCTCAAAGTCGTGGAGAAGTACGAGATAAGGTTCAAAGTCCCGGTTGAGGAGTGGAGGAAGAAAGGGGAAAAGGTTGAGGTCTGA